The Tolypothrix sp. PCC 7712 region TATGTGGTTAATAACGTTGGTATCCGCCAACTTGGTGCCATCCGTTCTGCAATTATCGGCTCCAGTGTACCATTCCTCACTGTAATTTTTGCGGGTTTGCTTATTCAAGAAAATTTAGAAGTAGCACAAATTTTGGGAGTCCTATTAGTGACATTTGGAGCAGCAGCATTTAGTTTTGAAAAAATGCGAAATCAACCAAAGTCTTCAAATACTGTAAATTAAATGGCAACTCTAGTGCTATTTAATTTTGGCAAGCTGAATCTATACATATTCCCGACTATTATTAAAATACTTCGGGAATATAATGACATTGAGCAGTGTGACATATAGATTATTTTTAGCAAAACCAATTTTTAGGCTTTTAATCAACAATTTTTGCCATACTTTTGACTAATTGATGATTGCCATAGAGATGAAATTATGTTTTAAAACCTACTTAAGCTTACAAGCCGAATATAGTTAGCGTTGTTTTCCCTATAGATACATAGTTTTGAAAGGGTAACTTTATTTACGCCGCATTTTACTAGTCTTAATGACACAAATCTCGTGAAACCTAATTTTACTTTTTGTATAAAAAAATCAAATAATAATTTAGTGCAATCATTAAATTTCCTGACTTAATATAAGTAAAAGTAAATAAAATGCTACAATTAAGGAATAATATTTCCAAACAAATAAATAAGGAACTTAAAAATCTGCTCGAGCGAGCTTTATTTGTTATCTGCTATTCTCAGTAATTTGTCAATTACTGAAACAGCAAACGATAACAAATCTTGCATTTATGGAGTCAAAGTACTTCAATCTGCAAAACTAAGTAGCTTGATTGTTAAATTTCTTAATCAAAATTGAATCGTCAGTTGCTGATATCGATTTTTCGATGACCAACTTGTCTGTGGCTTTCCGTAGTAGCTAATTATCTTGAATTACTGGCTGACAAGTATTTTTTTGAATAACTTGATAAACATCTTTCAGTATTAAATTAATTAAAAAACTGGAGCGAAATAATATTTAGGCAAGTATAAGCGTTTTGATACAGCTTGCTGATCTTATCTTTTTTAAAAAACCAGCTTGGGAATTGCAGTATAAGAATGGAGGGCTAAAAAAATGGCAGTAATATTACGGAGATAAGTTATATAAAATACATTAACTACATTTTTCTAAAGTATGTGTCTGAAATTACACCGAATTTCATGGTTTTGACTAGCAAGAACTTCATACTTGGAGCATAATAAATAATCTGAAGTGAAAATATTGCCTTCAGTCAGGTGTATACTACTTACTTTCCTACGGCTAATAAATTTGTAAACGTGCTATTTAACTGTCTGTTATATGAGTAACGACATAGATCTGATCAAACGTCTCGGCCCCAGTGCGATGGATCAGATCATGCTTTATCTGGCTTTTAGTGCCATGCGGACTAGTGGGCACAGGCATGGGGCATTTTTAGATGCAGCTGCTACGGCAGCCAAATGTGCAATTTACATGACCTATCTAGAGCAGGGGCAAAACCTGCGGATGACTGGTCATTTACACCACTTAGAACCGAAGCGGGTCAAAATCATTGTTGAGGAAGTCAGACAAGCCCTGACTGAAGGTAAGTTGCTGAAAATGCTGGGTTCTCAAGAGCCTCGCTATTTGATTCAATTGCCTTATGTCTGGATGGAAAAATTTCCTTGGCGGCCTGGGAAATCACGTATTCCCGGCACCAGTCTGACAACCGAGGAAAAGAAACAAATCGAGCATAAATTACCGAGTAATCTGCCCGATGCTCAGTTAATTACCTCTTTTGAGTTTCTAGAGTTAATTGAATTTTTACACAAGCGATCGCAGGAGGAAATGCCTCCTGAACACCAAATGCCTTTGAGTGAAGCTTTAGCGGAGCATATCAAGCGCCGCCTGCTGTACTCTGGCACGGTGACACGCATTGATTCTCCTTGGGGAATGCCTTTCTACGCACTCACCCGTCCCTTCTATGCGCCTGCTGACGACCAAGAGCGCACCTATATCATGGTCGAAGATACCGCTCGATATTTCCGTTTAATGAAAGATTGGGCAGAAAAGCGACAAAATGCTATGCGCGCTTTGGAAGAACTGGATATTCCGCCAGAACGCCTAGAACAGGCTCTAGAAGAACTGGACGAAGTGATTCGCGCTTGGGCAGATAGGTATCACCAAGAAGGCGGCGTTCCTATGATTTTACAAATGGTGTTTGGGAAAAAAGAAGACTAATTAATTGATGTCAAGAGTTAAACTTTCCAAAACAAATTTTGAATTGGTAAGTTAATCGTCATTTAAATTGCATCATTTTCATATTGGTAAGAGCTGCAAACCCTCTCCCTTGCCCCTTGTTTCCCTGCGGAATCAATGTGCTTTCTTATATGCAACAGCTTATTGTTTGCCTCTGTGGTTAAAGAAATCGTTTCTTTCCCAAGCAGAGGCACAGAAGCATATAAAACTTATAGATGGTAAATGTAGCTATTTTCAATCGGAAATAGCTCTTTTCATGTTTTAAATTTGCCCTGATCAACCAGTTACTTGCCAACCATAATTTTTACTTATTCACTGGTTGTGCAGGAATCGGCGTAGTTTCAAACACTGGGTTAAATTGTGTGGTTGGTTGCAGTGGTGATGTCGAGGAAGGTACAAAGCTGCTGACTCTGTCGCTACCACTAATACAAGTATCTAGGGTAGGAACTAGATCTAATTTAGTTTCAGTTCGTAAGCCTACGACACACTGAGAAAAGCTCACAGGCAA contains the following coding sequences:
- the hetR gene encoding heterocyst differentiation master regulator HetR; the encoded protein is MSNDIDLIKRLGPSAMDQIMLYLAFSAMRTSGHRHGAFLDAAATAAKCAIYMTYLEQGQNLRMTGHLHHLEPKRVKIIVEEVRQALTEGKLLKMLGSQEPRYLIQLPYVWMEKFPWRPGKSRIPGTSLTTEEKKQIEHKLPSNLPDAQLITSFEFLELIEFLHKRSQEEMPPEHQMPLSEALAEHIKRRLLYSGTVTRIDSPWGMPFYALTRPFYAPADDQERTYIMVEDTARYFRLMKDWAEKRQNAMRALEELDIPPERLEQALEELDEVIRAWADRYHQEGGVPMILQMVFGKKED